The segment GGATTTCGTTATATCTGGGTCTCGCCATGGCGGGATGAGACAGTTCGGCGAGTCATCCGGCAAATGGTGCCGGCCACCATCGGTGTGGCGGCTTTCCAGATCAATGTGCTTATGACCCAAGGCATGGCTTTCTGGGTGGACCCATCGATTGTTGCGTCGTTTCAATACGCCGTTCGACTGATGGAATTGCCGCAGGGAGTTTTTGGAGTCTCATTGGCCACTTATCTTCTGCCCACGCTGTCCGGCCTGGCGGCGGAGAAGAAATATCCGGAGTTTAAGTCCACTCTCAATCAGGGGCTGGATCATCTGATCTTCATCAATTTGCTGGCGGGGATTTTTCTGTTTTTTCTAGCTGAGCCGATGATTCGTCTGCTGTTTGAGCATGGGAAATTCGGTCCCGAATCGACCGGTCGAGTGAGTCTCGCGCTGGTTTGCCTGGCACCCGGTCTGGTGGCGTTTTCGATGAACAACATCATGGCGCGGGCTTTTTACGCTTTGGGCGATATCAGATCACCGATGAAAATCAGCATATTCTGTCTGGCACTCAATCTCATCTTTGCCGTGGTTTTGATTAAATCGTTCAAACAAGCCGGTTTGGGCCTCGCCAACACCCTCAGTGCGGGATGTAACGTGTTCCTGCTCTTTTACGCTTTGCGTCGCAAGCTGGGGGCATTGGAACTGAATAGCTTACGTCAAATTTTAGGAGCGACTTTGGGGGCGGCTGCGGTGGCAGCTCTGGCGACGTGGGGCCTGAGCCGGATCTGGGAGGAGCACATTGGGCATGTTGGGGTGTTGCGGAGAATCGGGGCCGTTTTCGTTCCCATGACGGTGGCATCGATTCTTTATTGGGGAGTGGCGTTGTGGTTTAAGGTTCCCCCCGCGATGGAAATGGGCGGGATGATTTTTAAAAAGCTGCTGCGGAGGAAATAGATCTTCACACAGCTGGGGCCATTTGCTTCTGAGTGGTAACCATGCGATTCATGGTCAATTCGGCTTGGACACCTACATTCGCAACGTAACCCGATAGCCGCCATTGGCCAGCGCGGGAACACGGTTTTACTGCGTATTTTAAAGGGATAATTGGTGGCCTACATCTGGTTCATAGGACGGCCGACCTGTTTTTGAAAACGGCTTAGCGCACTTCAAATTCCGAGCAAAAGCACGGCTTTCACCATTCCGGATCGCCTAATTTGGACAGCAGTGGAAGCGCGGAGAATGCAGAGTTGAAGCAACGGCTTGAAAAACTCGAACAATTGATGAACGCGAAAACCCGCGAATCAGCAGGAAATCGATGAGCACATTCCCTTGAGTGCCAATGGGCGACCCCTGCTATGGGGTAAGAATGTCAAGCGCGGATAGCAAGACTCTCGTTTCGCAACACCATCCTTCCGTCCATGTCATCCAATCGTATGACTATTTTCTCTGGTGAGTTGTGTTTAGATTCCGGCCAAATCAATCTCCAGCGTAGGAGCTGTGACATTTTAAAGTAACTCATCAAAACCGAACTGCAGACCTTGAGTCGTGCTGTTTTGCGTCCGTGTGGAATATGTAATTCCGGCTTACTTCCCGCGGCATCGCTTAACGAGTCGTCGACATTCCGCGCTCGCGTTGGCGTGAGTAGCTTTCCTTCAAAATCAGTAACCTACCTAAAAACAAGACCCATAAAAACTAAAAAAATGAAACCCTCACCTGTTAAAAGGATGGCCTCGCGCCCTGCCGCGCGGCCCGGCTTCCGTGTTATCGCCCCCGTTGCGCTGATCACCTCCGCGCTGACACTCGCCTTGAGTCCCGTCCACGCACGTCCGCTCGGCGTGGACGTCTCCAGTTATCAAGGCTCAGTCAACTGGTCGAGCGCCAAGAGCGCCGGGATTTCCTACGCCTGGGCCAAGGCCACCGAAGGAAACTATCTCAAGGACACAACTTTTGTCGGCAATGAAAACAACGGGAAATCCGCTGGCGTCTACATGGGCGCTTATCATTTCTCCCGGCCGGACCTGAACAGCCCCGGCACCGAAGCCAGCTATTTCTGGGGCACTGCGGGCGGTTATGTGAAATCCGACGGCAAGACACTCATGCCGATGCTTGACGTGGAAACGTTCAACGGGCACGTCGGCGCCTCCAGTTACTCGGACTGGGTCAACAAATGGTGCGATGCCATCACAAGCGATGCTTCCGGCGCCGGAGTCTCGGTCCAGCCGGTTGTTTACTTCAGCGCCTGTGCCTGCCAGTTGGACAGCAGCGTGTCGCAGTGGCTCTCCTGGATCGCGAATTACAATGGCGAGAACGCGCAGACCGGCACCCCGTGGAATGTTTGCAGCAGTTGCAATCCATGGGGCGGGAGCACCTGGAACCTATGGCAATACACCAGCTCCGGCTCAGTTTCCGGCATCTCGGGCAGCGTGGACCTCGACGTGTTCAACGGTAGTTCGGCCGGGTTGGTTTCAGCGCTCGTCCCCACGCCAACTGTGGCATGGTCTGGCTGGGCTTCTCTGGGAGGCACTTGCACCTCGCATCCCAGCGCCGCTTCATTCCAACCAAACGAGATCGACCTTTATGTCCGTGGATCCAATAACCAAATTTTCTCGAGGAACTGGAATGGCTCCTCATGGACTGCCTGGGTTCAACACGGAGTTTTGCCAAACGGCCTCACCGTTGCGGGCGCGCCTGCGGCATCCGCCAACAACGGCGTTTCCGGGCGCGAGGATCTTTATTGCATCGGAAGCGATGGAAATTGCTACCACGATTGGTGGGGGACGGGTACTGGTTGGGCCGGTTGGCAAAATCTTGGCGCTCCATCCGGCGTGACATTTGTTGGAGCACCGGCCGCCACAAGCTGGGCCGCCGGCAGATACGATGTCATCGCGGTGGGCAACAACAAGGTCACTTACCACAATTATTGGACCAGTTCCACCGGCTGGGCGGGCTGGCAAAGCTTGGGTGGATCCACGCCATACGACCCAACCGCTGTCTCTGCGGCTTCCAACTGGTTGGATGTTTTTGTCGCGGGAACTTCGGCCGGCACTGTTTTCCATCAATATTGGCATGATGGAAGCGGTTGGACCGGCTACCTGCAGGATCTTCCGCAAATCTCGACCAGCTACGGATTGGGCGCCTCTTCCTGGGGCTCGCAACGCATGGACCTCTTCGCCAACTCTGGCGGAACGATCCACCACATCTGGTATAATGGCAGCTCCTGGGCGCCGAATTGGAACGAGTCGCATCCGGGCGTGACCGCGACATCAGCTCCGTGCGCCACTTCCTGGGGCAACAACCGCATTGATGTGTTTGTCATCGGTTCCGACAACGCCTGCTGGCATATGGTCTGGGGCCAACAGTAAGCCGTCACTCAACGGCCTTTAAACAGCGGGCGGGAGTCCAAAGCTCCCGCCCTTTTTGTTTAACATTCCGAGCGGGGATCTACTTTTTGGCCAGGAAAGCCGGAAGCATCAAGGATATGGCTGCAATCCATGAGCCGATAACACGCCGTACCATATATCACTGCTGTCCAAAATAGGCGATCCGGAATGGTGAAAGCTGTGCTTTGGCTGAGGATTTGGTGCGCGATGAGCCGCTTCCAAAAACAGGTTGCCCCTCCTGTGAAAACCAGATGCAGGCCAATCAATATCCCTTTTAAATACGTATTAAAATGGGCTTTGCCCAATAATTTCCAAATTCTATTTTGGACAGTAGGGGGCATGTGGGGACGTTGCGGAGAAGCGGGGCCGTTTTCGTTCCCATGACAGTGGCATCGATTCTTTACTGGGGAGTGGCGTTGTGGTTTAGGGTTCCCCCCGCGATGGAAATGGGCGGGATGATTTTTACAAAGCTGCTGCGGAGGAAATAAATCTCTACACGGCTTCGGCCAATTGCTTCTGAGTCGTAACGCGTACCAACATTACGAATCGAACAATCTCGTCATAGGAGTTACAGCCCTCTCATATCGGCCGTGGATGCGTTGCAAATAATCTTGCTTGGAGGACAAACTCATGGTCTTCGGTTCGGTAACGATAAATGTGAGGCAACGAACGGTTCAGCCTACCAGCTCAACTCCTCCCCCGGTATCTTTTTCTTGAGGCAACTCGAAAATCTCTTTAAGAGCAAATTCTTCTTGCATGGCCAAAATTTCCTGTCATCCTCCTGCCGACAGTTGTAGGAAAGTAACAAAGGAGGCATGAATCCGGGATTTTACCAGGGGCATGACTCCCAAATCAGGAGACATTTATGGCGTTTTTACGAACACTAAAACAGGGCTTCAACAGCTCCCTCGCCTTGGCATCACTGCTCACGGCATTCATTTCGAACAATTCCCCCGCGCAAAATTGCATGCCACCACCCAGTGGTCTGGTTGCCTGGTGGCCTGGTGAAGGCAACGCCGTCGACAACGTTGCCGGGCACAACGGCTCAGTCTCAAATGGCGTGACCTTCGTCCCAGGCATGGTTGGCCAGGCATTTAGTTTTGACGGGGTTCATGCCATTCAAGTGCCGAATGATCCTGCTTTCAATTTTGGTCCCACTTCCCCCATGGCGGTTGAACTCTGGGCTTATCTCACTGGCAGCCAGCCAACCGCGCACTTCATCGGCAAACGTGTAGGTTGCGACGGGGACAATTTTAACTATCAAATGGCTTATGATGCCGAAAATGGTTTGCAGTTCAGCTGCAGTAGTCTAAACGGCGTTTACACTGGCATCCCAATGCCCACAAATGTCTGGACGCACCTGGCAGGCACCTTCGACGGAACCACCTTTCGATTTTATATTAACGGGTCTCTGGTCGCTTCAAATAACGGAGTATTGGGGCCGGTCAACTCAGAACCACTCATTATTGGTGGTTCGGGCACATGTGGAATTTTTGAAGGACTCATCGACGAACCTTCGATTTACAACCGCGCGCTCTCAGACGCGGAAATCAAATCCATTTATGATTCCGGCTCTGCGGGGAAGTGCCCCGTCGTATTTAGCAATCAGCCTCCTGGGATTGTGGCTCAACCCGCCAGTCAAACCATCGGCGTAGGAAGTAACGTCACCTTTTTTCGTCACAGCGATCGGCGCTGCACCGCTTCAATACCAATGGCTTTTCAACAGTACCAATATCCCAGGTGCGCTTGGCAGCAGTTACACGCTCTCCAACGTTCAACTCTCCGATGCTGGAAATTACTCGGTGGTCATCACCAACATCGCGGGCAGCACCATCAGTTCGAATGCTCTTTTGACGGTCATTGGGAATACGAATGTCGCTCCCACCATCATCTCGCAACCAACCAACCAGATTGTTGTTAATGTCGGCTCGAACGCCATATTCCGCGTCACCGCGACAGGAACTGCACCACTCCGCTATCAATGGCGCTTCAACAACACGAACATCGCAGGAGCCACCTCCAGCATTTACACTCGTGTGAATGCGCAACTGACCAATGCTGGTAATTACTCAGTTGTAATAACCAACCTGGCCGGCAGTGTCATCAGTTCGAATGCCCTTTTAACGGTCATCGGGTTCGCTCCGACCATCACCTCGCAACCAGCCAGCCAGACCGTCAATGCCGGAACAAACGTCACCTTCTCCGTCGTTGCCACCGGAACCGCCCCGTTGCGCTACCAATGGCGGTTCAACAATACAAACATTGCGGGAGCCACCGCCAGCATTCTGACTCGCTTGAATGTGCAAACTGCCAATTCAGGCAATTACTCCGTGGTCATCACCAACGTCGTCGGCACTGTCCTCAGTTCGGATGCGCTTTTGACGGTCATCTCCAATACAAACATCGCTCCAACCGTTGTGTTCTTTTCCCCCACGAACAACATGGATTTTGGCAGCACCAGCGATATCGGCGTCTATGCCCAGGTATCAGATGTAGATGGCATTGTAACCAACCTCGACTTCTTCTCCGGAACCAATCTCTTGCAGACCATTTCTGGCAATTTGACCAATAATGGCGGCCTCTACGGTTTTACTTGGACAAATGTGCCCCCGGGTGTTTATTCCATCACGGCCGCTGCAACCGACGACTCCGGTGCAGTTTCAACCACCGCTCCTCTCACATTCACGGTCGGCGGTACTCTCCCGACCATCACCTCGCAACCAGCCAGCCAGACCGTCAATGCCGGAACAAACGTCACCTTCTCCGTCGTTGCCACCGGAACCGCCCCGCTGAGCTACCAATGGCGCTTCAACAACACGAACATCGCAGGAGCCACCTCCAGCATTTTCAGCCTCTCGAATGTCCAAACTGCCAATGCAGGCAATTACTCCGTGGTCATCACCAACATCGCGGGCATCACCACCAGTTCGAGTGCGCTCTTGACGGTCATTGGGAATCCAAACTTCCCTCCAACAGTTGTGTTCTTTTCTCCTACGAACAACATGAATTTTGGCAGCACTAGCGACATCGGCGTCTATGCCCAGATGTCAGACGTTGATGGCATTGTAACCAACCTCGATTTCTTCTCTGGAACCAATCTCTTGCAGAGCTTTTCTGGCAGTTTGACCAACAATGGCGGCCTCTACGGTTTTACTTGGACAAATGTGCCCCCGGGTGTTTATTCCATCACGGCCGCTGCAACCGACGACTCCGGCGCAGTTTCAACCACCGCCCCCCTCACATTCACGGTCGGTAGTACTCCCCCAACCATCACCTCGCAACCAGTCAGCCAGGTCGTCAATGCCGGAACAAACGTCACATTTTCTGTCGTCGCCACCGGAACTGACCCGATGAGCTACCAATGGCTCTTCAACAACACGAACATCGCAGGAGCCACTTCCAGCATTTTCAGTCTCTCGAATGTCCAGACTACCGATTCAGGCAATTACTCGGTGGTCATCACCAACATCGCGGGCAGCACCACCAGTTCGAATGCCCTTTTGACGATCATTGAGAATACGAATGTCGCTCCGACCATCACCTCGCAACCAGCCAGCCAGACTGTCAATGCCGGAACAAACGTCGCATTCTCTGTCGTCGCCACCGGCACCGCTCCGCTGCACTACCAATGGCGCTTCAACA is part of the Pedosphaera parvula Ellin514 genome and harbors:
- a CDS encoding GH25 family lysozyme, giving the protein MKPSPVKRMASRPAARPGFRVIAPVALITSALTLALSPVHARPLGVDVSSYQGSVNWSSAKSAGISYAWAKATEGNYLKDTTFVGNENNGKSAGVYMGAYHFSRPDLNSPGTEASYFWGTAGGYVKSDGKTLMPMLDVETFNGHVGASSYSDWVNKWCDAITSDASGAGVSVQPVVYFSACACQLDSSVSQWLSWIANYNGENAQTGTPWNVCSSCNPWGGSTWNLWQYTSSGSVSGISGSVDLDVFNGSSAGLVSALVPTPTVAWSGWASLGGTCTSHPSAASFQPNEIDLYVRGSNNQIFSRNWNGSSWTAWVQHGVLPNGLTVAGAPAASANNGVSGREDLYCIGSDGNCYHDWWGTGTGWAGWQNLGAPSGVTFVGAPAATSWAAGRYDVIAVGNNKVTYHNYWTSSTGWAGWQSLGGSTPYDPTAVSAASNWLDVFVAGTSAGTVFHQYWHDGSGWTGYLQDLPQISTSYGLGASSWGSQRMDLFANSGGTIHHIWYNGSSWAPNWNESHPGVTATSAPCATSWGNNRIDVFVIGSDNACWHMVWGQQ
- the murJ gene encoding murein biosynthesis integral membrane protein MurJ, which gives rise to MLKSSGAMAAATMTSRLLGMVREMVYARFMADGWEAGAFQLAFMVPNLFRRLLGEGALTASFIPIFKEKEKTTSEAEMWRAANAVISALIIASSVIIGLGILVVSLMLKRGHLSPQTDLMLHLLRWMFPYVLLVCLTAIFMGILNARGHFFIPAIGAAVLNVVMIASVFFLAPHMGEKLHQQIYALAIGVLAAGIAQAAFQLPSLHAEGFRYIWVSPWRDETVRRVIRQMVPATIGVAAFQINVLMTQGMAFWVDPSIVASFQYAVRLMELPQGVFGVSLATYLLPTLSGLAAEKKYPEFKSTLNQGLDHLIFINLLAGIFLFFLAEPMIRLLFEHGKFGPESTGRVSLALVCLAPGLVAFSMNNIMARAFYALGDIRSPMKISIFCLALNLIFAVVLIKSFKQAGLGLANTLSAGCNVFLLFYALRRKLGALELNSLRQILGATLGAAAVAALATWGLSRIWEEHIGHVGVLRRIGAVFVPMTVASILYWGVALWFKVPPAMEMGGMIFKKLLRRK
- a CDS encoding LamG domain-containing protein — translated: MAFLRTLKQGFNSSLALASLLTAFISNNSPAQNCMPPPSGLVAWWPGEGNAVDNVAGHNGSVSNGVTFVPGMVGQAFSFDGVHAIQVPNDPAFNFGPTSPMAVELWAYLTGSQPTAHFIGKRVGCDGDNFNYQMAYDAENGLQFSCSSLNGVYTGIPMPTNVWTHLAGTFDGTTFRFYINGSLVASNNGVLGPVNSEPLIIGGSGTCGIFEGLIDEPSIYNRALSDAEIKSIYDSGSAGKCPVVFSNQPPGIVAQPASQTIGVGSNVTFFRHSDRRCTASIPMAFQQYQYPRCAWQQLHALQRSTLRCWKLLGGHHQHRGQHHQFECSFDGHWEYECRSHHHLATNQPDCC